GCTCGGCACGCCCCTGGGCGTCGGTCTGCAGCACCTCCGCCTCCTTCACCTCGCCGGTCCAGTCGGGGTAGCGCGCGAAGTCGGCGATCACCCCCATGACGTCGGCCGGTGCCGCCTCGATCGTGATGCTCGAGCTGGTGTGTTCCGCCATCGCCGTGGCTCCTCCAGATGCGGGCCGGTAAAGAGGTCTTTCGTGCGCACGTGTGTGCAGCGTGAAGGCTACCGCGCACGTGAGCGCCCGAGTTCACCCCCTGCCCGCGTTCACCGGCCATTCCAGCGCCCAGGGCCTGCCGGTCCCCGCGAAGTGCCCTACGTTCACGCACTCGGTGACGCCGATCCGCATGCGCCGCACCAGTGGCTGGTGAACGTGGCCGAACAGGGCGTAGCGGGGCCGGGTCCTCCTGATCGCCTCCAGCAGGGCCACGCTCCCCCGCTCGAAGCGCCGGGCCACCGTGTCGTAGACGAGTTCGGGCACCTCCGGCGGGATGTGCGTGCACAGCACGTCCACCTCGCCGACGGCCTCGATCTTCGCCGCGTACTCCTCGTCGTCGATCTCGTACGGCGTGCGCATCGCGGTGCGCAGGCCGCCGCCGACGAAGCCGAACGTCCAGCCGCCGATCTCGACGCGTTCGCCGTCGAGCACGGTCGTTCCCGGCCGGGCGTACTCCGGCCAGAGGGCCGGCATATCGACATTGCCGTACGTGGCGTACGTCGGCACCGGAAGGGCCGCGAACATCTCGGCGTACTGCTTGCGCACCGCCTTCTCGATCGCGGTGCGCCGGTCCGTGTCGATGCCCGCCCAGAGCCGGGCACCGAACTCGCGCGCCTCCTCGAAGCGGCGGGCGGTGCGCAGTTCGACGATGCGGTCGGCGTTCTCCGTGCCGAACAGGTCGGGGAAGATGCCGCGCGAGTGGTCGGCGTAGTCCAGGAAGAGGACCAGGTCACCGAGGCAGATCAGGGCGTCCGCGCCCTCGCCGGCCCGGGCCAGGTCGCGGGCGTTGCCGTGCACGTCGCTCACCACGTGGACGCGTGTCGTGCGCCTGCCGGCCGGTGTGGATGCCATGACGATCAAGGGTAGGCGTGTGCGGTGTACGTGAACAGTGGCGGGCCGCCCTGCGGTTACTGGCCAGTCAGTTAGCGGGTGGACTACCGTACGCGAAGGAACACCAAACCGTGTGACGCAGCGAACATCTCGTCGGACCCCCCTGTCGAAGAAGCCATACCGGCGGGTAACGTCCGGGCAGTCCACAGTCGTGCCCAGGTTTTCAACCATTGATCGTCTGAGCACCTGCCCGAGCCTTGGACCGACCGTCGCATCACACAACGTCGTGGCGCCGGCGCCCTATGAGGAGCAGCAGTCTTGCGCGAGTTCAGCCTTCCGGCTTTGTACGAGGTCCCTGCGGACGGCAATCTCACCGACATCGTCCGTAGAAACGCCGCGCAGCATCCCGATGTCGCCGTCATCGCCCGCAAGGTGGACGGTGTCTGGCAGGACGTGACGGCCACGGCCTTCCAGGCCGAGGTGCGCGCGGCCGCGAAGGGCCTCATCGCCTCGGGCGTCCAGCCCGGCGACCGGGTGGGCCTGATGTCGCGCACGCGCTACGAGTGGACGCTGCTCGACTTCGCCATCTGGAGCGCGGGCGCCATCACCGTGCCGGTGTACGAGACCAGCTCACCGGAGCAGGTGCAGTGGATCCTGTCGGACTCGGGCGCCACCGCGGTCGTCGTCGAGCTGGACAGCCACGCGGCCGCGGTCGAGTCGGTACACGACCGGCTGCCCGCCCTCAAGCACGTCTGGCAGATCGAGGCCGGCGCGGTCGAGGAGCTGGGCGACCTCGGCAAGGGCGTCACGGACGCGATGGTCGAGGACCGCAGCTCGCTGGCGAGAGCCGACGACCCGGCGACGATCGTCTACACCTCGGGCACCACCGGCCGCCCCAAGGGCTGTGTGCTGACCCACCGCAGTTTCTTCGCCGAGTGCGGCAACATCGTCGAGCGCCTGCGGCCGCTGTTCCGCACCGGCGAGTGCTCGGTGCTGCTGTTCCTGCCCCTCGCGCACGTCTTCGGCCGCCTGGTCCAGATCGCCCCGATGATGGCGCCGATCAAGCTCGGCTGCGTCCCGGACATCAAGAACCTCACCGACGAACTGGCCTCCTTCCGGCCGACGTTGATCCTCGGCGTCCCGCGCGTCTTCGAGAAGGTCTACAACTCGGCGCGCGCCAAGGCGCAGGCGGACGGCAAGGGCAAGATCTTCGACAAGGCCGCGGACACCGCGATCGCGTACAGCAAGGCGCTGGACACCCCGTCGGGTCCGTCGCTCGGTCTGAAGATCAAGCACAAGACGTTCGACAAGCTGGTCTACAGCAAGCTGCGGGCGGTGCTGGGCGGTCGTGGCGAGTACGCGATCTCCGGCGGCGCCCCGCTGGGCGAGCGGCTGGGCCACTTCTTCCGCGGCATCGGCTTCACGGTCCTGGAGGGCTACGGCCTGACCGAGTCCTGTGCGGCGACCGCCTTCAACCCCTGGGACCGTACGAAGATCGGCACCGTCGGGCAGCCGCTGCCGGGCTCGGTGATCCGGATCGCGGACGACGGCGAGGTGCTGCTGCACGGCGAGCACCTGTTCAAGGGGTACTGGAACAACGAGGCCGCCACGGCCGAGGCGCTGACCGACGGCTGGTTCCACACCGGTGACATCGGCACCCTCGACGAGGACGGCTACCTGAGGATCACCGGCCGCAAGAAGGAGATCATCGTGACCGCGGGCGGCAAGAACGTCGCCCCGGCCGTGATCGAGGACCGCATCCGGGCGCACGCGCTGGTCGCGGAGTGCATGGTGGTGGGCGACGGGCGGCCGTTCGTGGGCGCGCTGGTCACCATCGACGAGGAGTTCCTGGGCCGTTGGGCCGCCGAGCACGGCAAGCCCGAGGGGGTGACCGCGGCGTCGCTGCGCGAGGACCCGGATCTGCTCGCGGCGATCCAGGACGCTGTCGACGACGGCAACGCCGCGGTGTCGAAGGCGGAATCGGTGCGGAAGTTCCGCATTCTGTCCTCCCAGTTCACGGAGGAGTCGGGCCACCTGACGCCCTCGCTGAAGCTGAAGCGGAACGTGGTGGCGAAGGACTACGCGGGCGAGATCGAGGCGATCTACGCGAAGTAGAGCGCCGGCCGGTTCAGGTGTCCTCGGCGAGGACCCGTGCCATCGTGCGCTCGGCCAGCGCGGTGATGGTGACGAACGGGTTCACGCCGATGTTGCCCGGCACGAGCGAGCCGTCGGTGACGTACAGTTTCGAATATCCCTTCACCCGCCCGTAGTCGTCGGTGGCCCTGCCGAGCACGCAGCCGCCGAGCGGGTGGTAGCAGAAGTCGTCGGCGAAGACCTTGCTGGTCGAGCCGAACAGGTCGTAGCGGTAGATGGTCGCGTTGGCCGCGTTGATCCGGTCGAACAGCTTCTTGGCCATGGCGACCGAGACGGCGCTCTGTGCCGCCGTCCAGCCCAGCTTCACCCCGCCGCTCGCGGAGTCGTAGGTGAAGCTCGCCCGCTCCGGGTTCTTGGTGATCGCCAGGTAGAGGCTGACCCAGGTCTCCATGCCCGTGGGCAGCGGGGCGATCTCGGCGAAGACGGGATTGTCGGCGTTGGCCCAGTCGTCGATGCCCATGACGGGCATGGTCGACTGGTTGGCGCCGGTGGTGTCCCAGAGGTGGTTGGCGCGGCCCACCATGGTGTTGCCGTTGGGTCCCCAGCCGGCGCCGACGCTCGAGTTCAGCGCGGGCAGCGCCCCGGTGTCCCGGGCCCGGACGAGGAGTTCGGTGGTGCCGAGGCTGCCGCCGCCGAGGAAGAGGTACGTGCAGCCGTACTGCTTGGTCTCCACGACCGCGCCGGTCAGGTCGATGCGGTCGGCGGTCAGCACCCAGCCGCCGTCGCTCGCCCGGCTGATGGAGCGCAC
Above is a genomic segment from Streptomyces sp. SLBN-31 containing:
- a CDS encoding metallophosphoesterase yields the protein MASTPAGRRTTRVHVVSDVHGNARDLARAGEGADALICLGDLVLFLDYADHSRGIFPDLFGTENADRIVELRTARRFEEAREFGARLWAGIDTDRRTAIEKAVRKQYAEMFAALPVPTYATYGNVDMPALWPEYARPGTTVLDGERVEIGGWTFGFVGGGLRTAMRTPYEIDDEEYAAKIEAVGEVDVLCTHIPPEVPELVYDTVARRFERGSVALLEAIRRTRPRYALFGHVHQPLVRRMRIGVTECVNVGHFAGTGRPWALEWPVNAGRG
- a CDS encoding long-chain fatty acid--CoA ligase, encoding MREFSLPALYEVPADGNLTDIVRRNAAQHPDVAVIARKVDGVWQDVTATAFQAEVRAAAKGLIASGVQPGDRVGLMSRTRYEWTLLDFAIWSAGAITVPVYETSSPEQVQWILSDSGATAVVVELDSHAAAVESVHDRLPALKHVWQIEAGAVEELGDLGKGVTDAMVEDRSSLARADDPATIVYTSGTTGRPKGCVLTHRSFFAECGNIVERLRPLFRTGECSVLLFLPLAHVFGRLVQIAPMMAPIKLGCVPDIKNLTDELASFRPTLILGVPRVFEKVYNSARAKAQADGKGKIFDKAADTAIAYSKALDTPSGPSLGLKIKHKTFDKLVYSKLRAVLGGRGEYAISGGAPLGERLGHFFRGIGFTVLEGYGLTESCAATAFNPWDRTKIGTVGQPLPGSVIRIADDGEVLLHGEHLFKGYWNNEAATAEALTDGWFHTGDIGTLDEDGYLRITGRKKEIIVTAGGKNVAPAVIEDRIRAHALVAECMVVGDGRPFVGALVTIDEEFLGRWAAEHGKPEGVTAASLREDPDLLAAIQDAVDDGNAAVSKAESVRKFRILSSQFTEESGHLTPSLKLKRNVVAKDYAGEIEAIYAK